In the genome of Candidatus Microbacterium phytovorans, one region contains:
- a CDS encoding 1-aminocyclopropane-1-carboxylate deaminase, whose translation MKLAEFPRYPLTFGPSPLQHLKRLTQHLGGAQVWAKREDVSSGLAYGGNKVRKLEYIVPDVLASGADTLVSIGGYQSNHTRQVAAVAAHLGLKARLVQEKWVPWDDPTNDKVGNILLSRMMGADSRLDDAGFDIGIRDSWKDALAEVEASGGTPYPIPAGASEHRLGGLGFANWAFEVAEQEKSLSVFFDTIVVCTVTGSTHAGMIAGFAALEDLTGVKRRVIGIDASATLEKTRAQVARIARNTAELIELGRDLRDDEIQVLEGWAGELYGLPVESTMDAMALGAQLEAMITDPVYEGKSLAGLIDLVGSGDIPKDSTVLYAHLGGQPAINAYHSLWS comes from the coding sequence ATGAAGCTCGCCGAGTTCCCCCGCTACCCGCTCACCTTCGGCCCGAGCCCTCTGCAGCATCTGAAGCGGCTGACGCAGCACCTGGGCGGGGCGCAGGTGTGGGCCAAGCGCGAGGACGTCTCCAGCGGACTGGCCTACGGTGGGAACAAGGTGCGGAAGCTGGAGTACATCGTGCCGGACGTCCTCGCCTCCGGCGCCGACACGCTCGTCTCCATCGGCGGCTATCAGTCCAACCACACCCGCCAGGTCGCCGCCGTCGCGGCCCACCTGGGCTTGAAGGCACGCCTCGTCCAGGAGAAGTGGGTGCCGTGGGACGACCCCACCAACGACAAGGTCGGCAACATCCTGCTGTCGCGCATGATGGGAGCCGACTCGCGGCTCGACGACGCGGGGTTCGACATCGGCATCCGCGACTCGTGGAAAGACGCCCTCGCGGAGGTGGAGGCTTCTGGTGGCACCCCCTACCCGATCCCCGCGGGCGCCTCGGAGCACCGACTGGGCGGGCTCGGATTCGCCAACTGGGCGTTTGAAGTGGCGGAGCAGGAGAAGTCGCTCAGCGTCTTCTTCGACACGATCGTCGTCTGCACGGTGACCGGCTCCACCCACGCCGGCATGATCGCGGGTTTCGCGGCACTCGAAGACCTGACCGGGGTGAAGCGTCGCGTGATCGGCATCGACGCGTCGGCGACGCTGGAGAAGACCCGCGCCCAGGTCGCCCGCATCGCGCGGAACACGGCAGAACTGATCGAGCTCGGCCGCGACCTACGCGACGATGAGATCCAGGTGCTCGAGGGCTGGGCAGGCGAGCTCTACGGCCTGCCGGTCGAGTCGACGATGGATGCCATGGCCCTCGGAGCCCAGCTGGAGGCGATGATCACCGACCCCGTCTACGAGGGGAAGTCGCTCGCGGGTCTCATCGATCTCGTGGGCTCAGGCGACATCCCGAAGGACTCGACCGTGCTCTACGCCCACCTCGGCGGACAGCCGGCGATCAACGCGTATCACTCGCTCTGGAGCTGA
- a CDS encoding Lrp/AsnC family transcriptional regulator, whose protein sequence is MAEPQPRASALDALDLRLLAAVVAHPARSNRALADDLGIPESTAAYRLRMLRSRGVLGGLRVEVDAPSLGLPLQAVIRVRLGRHTREGVESLFDALVRTPGAIEVFHVAGEDDFLVHVAVEDAAALRDVVLQHITVHPIVRTTETNLVFERRDGVGPLARVSSEGQLQSE, encoded by the coding sequence TTGGCCGAACCGCAACCGCGCGCATCCGCGCTCGATGCCCTCGATCTGCGCCTGCTTGCGGCCGTCGTCGCCCATCCGGCACGATCCAACCGCGCGCTGGCCGACGACCTCGGCATCCCGGAGTCCACCGCGGCGTACCGACTGCGCATGCTGCGCTCACGCGGCGTGCTGGGCGGTCTGCGCGTCGAGGTCGACGCTCCGAGTCTCGGACTGCCGCTGCAGGCCGTCATCCGGGTGCGACTCGGACGTCACACGCGAGAAGGCGTGGAGAGCCTCTTCGATGCGCTCGTGCGCACGCCCGGAGCGATCGAGGTGTTCCACGTGGCCGGCGAGGACGACTTCCTCGTCCATGTCGCCGTCGAGGATGCCGCGGCCCTCCGCGACGTCGTGCTCCAGCACATCACGGTGCATCCCATCGTGCGGACGACGGAGACCAATCTCGTCTTCGAACGTCGGGACGGCGTGGGTCCGCTCGCCCGTGTCTCGTCGGAAGGTCAGCTCCAGAGCGAGTGA
- a CDS encoding aminotransferase class I/II-fold pyridoxal phosphate-dependent enzyme, whose amino-acid sequence MTRAPHTDTIAVHAGRDDLTEIGVHAPPIDLSTTYPLPDVELGGDSYEALATGGTPLPGGSNVYARLWNPTVARFEEALARLEGAEAAVAFSSGMAAMTAALLAHTTSRARPHVLAVRPLYGGTDHLLASGLLGTEVSYCEASEISSSLRPDTGLVVVETPANPTLDLVDIADVVTQAGSVPVLVDNTFATPVLQNPLAHGAAMSLHSATKYLGGHGDVIGGVIACDEKTAEALRPVRAITGAILHPLAAYLLHRGMPTLPLRVRAQQQTAATIASWLQTHPAVADVFYPGLSGSPLIGSQMRGGGAMLAVRLRGGYDAAARVASVLRVFSHAVSLGGVDSLVQHPAALTHRPVASEAKPDASILRFSIGLEHVDDLIDDLAQALDGIPSGAVPEPVEAMRV is encoded by the coding sequence ATGACCCGCGCTCCCCACACCGACACCATCGCCGTCCACGCCGGTCGAGACGACCTCACCGAGATCGGGGTCCACGCTCCCCCGATCGATCTGTCAACGACCTACCCGCTGCCCGACGTCGAACTCGGCGGTGACTCGTACGAAGCGCTGGCCACCGGCGGCACGCCGCTCCCGGGCGGCAGCAACGTCTACGCGCGCCTGTGGAACCCGACCGTCGCGCGGTTCGAAGAGGCGCTCGCGCGCCTCGAGGGAGCAGAAGCGGCCGTGGCGTTCTCCTCGGGGATGGCCGCGATGACCGCCGCGCTGCTGGCACACACGACCTCGCGAGCACGGCCCCACGTGCTGGCCGTCCGTCCGCTCTACGGCGGCACGGACCACCTGCTCGCAAGCGGACTCCTCGGCACCGAGGTGAGCTACTGCGAAGCCTCCGAGATCTCGTCCTCGCTCCGCCCCGATACCGGCCTGGTCGTCGTGGAGACCCCGGCCAACCCCACCCTGGACCTCGTCGACATCGCCGACGTCGTCACGCAGGCGGGCAGCGTGCCCGTCCTCGTGGACAACACGTTCGCCACGCCCGTGCTCCAGAACCCGCTCGCACACGGAGCGGCGATGTCGCTCCACAGCGCGACCAAGTACCTGGGTGGGCACGGCGATGTCATCGGCGGGGTCATCGCCTGCGACGAGAAGACGGCGGAGGCGCTGCGCCCCGTCCGCGCAATCACGGGGGCGATCCTCCATCCGCTCGCCGCCTACCTCCTGCACCGAGGCATGCCCACCCTGCCGCTGCGTGTCCGCGCGCAGCAGCAGACCGCCGCGACGATCGCCTCGTGGCTGCAGACCCATCCGGCCGTCGCCGACGTGTTCTATCCGGGGCTGTCGGGGAGCCCGCTGATCGGGTCGCAGATGCGCGGCGGTGGCGCGATGCTCGCCGTGCGGCTGCGCGGCGGGTACGACGCGGCCGCGCGCGTCGCATCGGTCCTGCGCGTGTTCTCGCACGCGGTCTCCCTGGGCGGCGTGGACTCACTGGTCCAGCATCCTGCTGCGCTGACGCACCGCCCGGTAGCGTCCGAGGCCAAGCCGGATGCCAGCATCCTGCGCTTCTCGATCGGGCTGGAGCACGTCGACGATCTCATCGACGATCTCGCGCAGGCGCTGGATGGCATCCCGTCGGGCGCCGTGCCCGAACCGGTCGAGGCGATGCGCGTCTGA
- a CDS encoding GntR family transcriptional regulator, with protein MPIPSHQLPPRPLLRDDVLSHLREAIVDGTLAPDEQLRDSEIAAWLGVSRTPVREALLELARAGLVRATPGRSTVVAPLDSSSVRDAQAVVAAMHALVVRDAVTRLTTEDLAAMRSANAAFADAQRRGDVEAALEADERFHSIAVDAGGNAAARAVLAQYEPVLRRAERLRFASVEGAESIARHDRLIELCEAGDADGAARLAEQTWQTLTLETTPRPTDEWITP; from the coding sequence GTGCCGATCCCCTCACACCAGCTGCCGCCGCGTCCGCTGTTGCGCGACGACGTGCTCAGCCATCTGCGCGAGGCGATCGTCGACGGCACGCTCGCGCCCGACGAGCAGCTGCGCGACTCCGAGATCGCTGCCTGGCTGGGCGTGAGCCGCACGCCCGTGCGGGAGGCGCTCCTCGAGCTGGCTCGCGCCGGGCTCGTGCGCGCCACGCCGGGGCGGTCGACCGTGGTCGCTCCGCTCGATTCGTCGAGCGTCCGCGACGCGCAGGCGGTCGTCGCGGCGATGCACGCGCTCGTCGTGCGGGATGCCGTCACGCGCCTCACCACCGAAGACCTCGCCGCGATGCGCTCGGCCAACGCCGCGTTCGCCGACGCGCAACGCCGCGGCGACGTCGAGGCGGCGCTGGAGGCCGACGAACGCTTCCACTCGATCGCCGTCGACGCCGGGGGCAACGCGGCCGCCCGCGCGGTGCTCGCACAGTACGAGCCGGTGCTGCGACGTGCGGAACGGCTCCGTTTCGCCTCGGTCGAGGGCGCCGAGTCGATCGCACGCCACGACCGACTGATCGAACTGTGCGAAGCGGGCGACGCCGACGGCGCAGCGCGCCTCGCCGAACAGACCTGGCAGACCCTCACCCTCGAGACCACCCCACGCCCCACCGACGAATGGATCACCCCATGA